The proteins below are encoded in one region of Anguilla anguilla isolate fAngAng1 chromosome 3, fAngAng1.pri, whole genome shotgun sequence:
- the kdm3b gene encoding lysine-specific demethylase 3B isoform X3, with translation MGDSLGLVGKRLLLLFRDGGSSAGPEQEQAVWTRSWVRGTVRAVSVIGLASPGVEVSGEEGTTTATAAAGLTVFVEFEDCPWRARSWVQVYGDEVLAVLVESSIVWATRSDPNLPGPGVTPVSVCPALAFRPLVDRLGLGSLVPVEFFGSRILNFVPDGNSLQPFEVEQDLRHALLQEQPSLQTEVGLWSSDFELQEILRKGSFTLQGRRVRVYQPEYEEPWALGLVAQHSLGTHIMEVTLDQGKAMQVVDPRVIHVMLAEGVSDETLSGVVGRRRMESDGGKGDGGRRRRNASESEGDAVLKRFKGAGEGDAQGQNGGGASEAMEEGLVAWGGGARLGNSNNSSPAPEVGQPQGQGSPNPSVPQGQSSLRFVSYAKENERALGGQDRPAPGDPPAPPTPTLPPLKPAPSPFSNTSFPSLGQMPSLVPGGSPKPAAASAPEKEGRLAFPSAPTPLVSPGPASSHLSEAGPPAAPLGFSQTPPSWGGAPTESSKAAAGFRMSQPLFGEARVATPAQTNGTAGPDARPFGFLFGAKEEPARDAESSPNLFFQCMGQTAGAGPAAAATGAAAAVAKGTNYFTVVSESLGKEPPSLFKPAPPAESLKKAALAPAPPPLFGPAHGLLKDPSKAPEAPLSGNGAVLNKPFGVDAMPKLSTGFPGGVGSGGLRGSGLGMGGLGTGGMGGGLGLLAKAKGSEAHENLFLQTPKREEPSNPFLAFTEKLSHSPFSGLPSPQTAASASAAPSAAGASVSGPAEADGLGVPAESKPNLFTMSEQPRGLLSSSFTAVSSSSSPVSTLAPKPSAGLPDAPQAPPQSGEGPGGGPADGGAIEQTGFSVFGGGNGDAPQKFALEDRGASSKRDSDSSSNSDLSDLSEAEEPLDGEPDPLPLRSAADDKGKGKGVGKSRPRSKPFKVGQSVLKDQTKVRRLKQSGESFLQDGSCINVAPHLHKCRECRLERYRKFREQESDDDDPNVACRFFHFRRLAFTRKGVLRVEGFLSPQQSDPLAMGLWLPSPNAQEGLDLDTSKYILANVGDQFCQLVMSEKEAMMMVEPHQKVAWKRAVRGVREMCDVCETTLFNIHWVCRKCGFGVCLDCYRLRKSRPQEEPDEALDDEVFSWLKCAKGQPHEPQNLMPTQIIPGTALYNIGDMVHAARGKWGIKANCPCTSRHTKPLVRPSAPNGLSQSGVNSSGGATGAATPRADGEMATTPSPSMVKTEPVAEGGIEPTGDITGGNTAPPPPKESRPPGTDSASSSALHWLADLATQKAKEETKGEKDPGSLRSVMSRDGRSPFGLDSLGTLSKPSSSLSSPKLFNSLLLGSGGAQPKAEGSSLRDLLNSGPGKLPQGPSDPGVPFPSVFSTSSGGDKSKGSLPNFLDHIIASVVETKKAEFRRGGADGAEAGSVGRRDGVMGLSVLDPHTSHSWLCDGRLLCLQDPSNGNNWKIFRECWKQGQPVLVSGIHKKLNGGLWRPEAFSREFGDQDVDLVNCRNCAIISDVKVREFWDGFQVISKRLQGSDGQPMVLKLKDWPPGEDFRDMMPTRFDDLMENLPLPEYTKRDGRLNLAARLPDFFVRPDLGPKMYNAYGLTSSEDRKVGTTNLHLDVSDAVNVMVYVGIPEGEGDFQQEVMTTIAEGDVDEVTMRRIYEGKEKPGALWHIYAAKDAEKIRELLRKVGEEQGQENPPDHDPIHDQSWYLDQVLRRRLLEEYGVQGWAIVQFLGDAVFIPAGAPHQVHNLYSCIKAAEDFVSPEHVKHCFRLTQEFRHLSNTHSNHEDKLQVKNIIYHAVKDAVGTLRAHEPKLGRS, from the exons ATGGGAGACTCTCTGGGTCTGGTTGGAAAGAGGTTGCTGCTTCTCTTTCGCGACGGGGGCTCCTCTGCAGGACCCGAACAGGAGCAGGCCGTCTGGACGCGCAGCTGGGTCCGAGGGACAGTCCGGGCGGTCAGCGTGATTGGTTTGGCCAGTCCCGGGGTAGAGGTGAGCGGCGAAGAGggaacaacaacagcaacagcagcagcgggGCTGACG GTGTTTGTGGAATTTGAGGACTGTCCCTGGCGCGCCCGTTCCTGGGTGCAGGTTTACGGGGATGAGGTCCTGGCAGTGCTGGTGGAGAGCTCCATCGTCTGGGCGACACGCAGCGACCCAAACCTGCCTGGACCCGGAGTCACGCCCGTCTCAGTCTGCCCCGCGCTG GCCTTTCGACCCCTAGTGGACCGCCTGGGTTTGGGGTCCCTGGTTCCTGTGGAGTTTTTTGGGAGCAGAATCCTGAACTTCGTCCCCGATGGAAACTCTCTGCAGCCGTTTGAG GTGGAGCAGGACCTGAGACACGccctcctgcaggagcagcCGTCCCTGCAGACGGAGGTGGGGCTGTGGAGCAGCGACTTTGAGCTGCAGGAGATCCTGAGGAAGG GGTCGTTCACCCTCCAGGGGCGACGGGTTCGAGTCTACCAGCCGGAGTACGAGGAGCCCTGGGCACTGGGCCTGGTCGCCCAGCACAGCCTGGGCACCCACATCATGGAGGTCACCTTGGACCAG GGCAAGGCGATGCAGGTGGTGGACCCCCGGGTGATTCACGTGATGCTGGCCGAGGGCGTCTCTGATGAG accctATCGGGCGTTGTGGGCCGGCGCAGGATGGAGAGCGATGGCGGAAAGGGGGACGGCGGGCGTCGCCGTAGGAACGCCTCGGAGAGCGAGGGGGACGCGGTGCTCAAGCGCTTCAAGGGCGCGGGGGAGGGCGACGCCCAGGGACAgaacgggggcggggccagcgagGCCATGGAGGAGGGCCTGGtggcctgggggggcggggccagactGGGGAACAGTAACAACAGCAGCCCCGCCCCGGAGGTGGGCCAGCCCCAGGGCCAGGGCTCCCCGAATCCCAGCGTCCCGCAGGGGCAGTCCAGCCTGCGCTTCGTCTCCTACGCCAAGGAGAACGAGCGGGCGCTGGGGGGGCAGGACAGACCGGCCCCCGGGgaccccccggcccctcccacccccacgctGCCCCCCCTCAAACCCGCACCCTCTCCCTTCTCCAAcacctccttcccctccctgggGCAGATGCCCAGCCTGGTCCCGGGGGGGTCCCCCAAacccgccgccgcctccgcgcCCGAGAAGGAGGGGCGCCTGGCGTTCCCctcggcccccacccccctggtctcccccggccccgcctcctcgcACCTCTCTGAGGCGGGGCCCCCCGCTGCCCCGCTCGGCTTCAGCCAGACGCCCCCCAGCTGGGGAGGGGCCCCGACCGAG AGCTCCAAGGCGGCGGCGGGGTTCCGGATGTCCCAGCCGCTCTTTGGCGAGGCGCGGGTCGCGACCCCCGCGCAGACCAACGGCACGGCGGGCCCGGACGCCCGGCCTTTCGGGTTCCTGTTCGGGGCCAAAGAGGAGCCGGCGCGGGACGCGGAGTCCTCGCCGAACCTGTTCTTCCAGTGCATGGGCCAGACGGCCGGGGCCGGCCCGGCCGCAGCCGCCaccggcgccgccgccgccgtcgccaaGGGCACCAACTACTTCACCGTGGTGTCGGAGAGCCTGGGCAAGGAGCCGCCCAGCCTGTTcaaacccgccccccccgccgagAGCCTCAAAAAGGCCGCCCTCGCACCCGCGCCCCCGCCGCTCTTCGGCCCCGCCCACGGCCTGCTGAAGGACCCCAGCAAGGCGCCCGAGGCCCCGCTGTCCGGGAACGGGGCCGTGCTCAACAAACCCTTCGGGGTGGACGCCATGCCCAAACTCTCGACGGGCTTCCCCGGGGGCGTGGGCTCTGGGGGTCTGAGGGGGTCCGGCCTGGGAatgggggggctggggaccGGCGGTATGGGGGGCGGGTTGGGCCTGCTGGCCAAAGCCAAGGGCTCGGAGGCGCACGAGAACCTTTTCCTGCAGACTCCGAAACGCGAGGAGCCCTCCAACCCCTTCCTGGCCTTCACCGAAAAGCTGTCCCACAGCCCCTTCAGCGGGCTGCCGTCCCCCCAGACCGCCGCCTCTGCCTCCGCCGCCCCGTCCGCCGCCGGAGCCAGCGTTTCGGGTCCCGCGGAGGCGGACGGCCTGGGCGTCCCGGCGGAGAGCAAGCCCAACCTGTTCACCATGTCGGAGCAGCCGAGGGGCCTCCTGTCTTCCTCCTTTACCGccgtctcctcttcctcctcgcccGTTTCCACGCTCGCCCCGAAACCCTCTGCGGGCCTGCCGGACGCCCCGCAGGCCCCCCCACAGAGCGGGGAGGGGCCGGGCGGGGGCCCCGCGGACGGGGGCGCCATCGAGCAGACCGGCTTCTCGGTCTTCGGTGGCGGGAACGGCGACGCCCCTCAGAAGTTCGCGCTGGAGGACCGGGGCGCCTCGTCGAAGCGGGACTCGGACTCCAGCTCCAACAGCGACCTGTCGGACCTGAGCGAGGCCGAGGAGCCGCTGGACGGCGAGCCGGACCCCCTGCCGCTGCGCTCCGCCGCCGACGACAAGGGCAAAGGCAAGGGCGTGGGGAAGAGCCGCCCCCGCAGCAAGCCTTTCAAAG TTGGGCAGTCGGTGCTGAAGGACCAGACGAAGGTGCGGCGGCTGAAGCAGTCGGGGGAGTCCTTCCTGCAGGACGGCTCCTGCATCAACGTGGCGCCCCACCTGCACAAGTGCCGCGAGTGCCGCCTGGAGCGCTACCGCAAGTTCCGCGAGCAGGAGTCCGACGACGACGACCCCAACGTGGCCTGCCGCTTCTTCCACTtccgcag GCTGGCGTTCACGCGGAAGGGCGTCCTGCGGGTGGAGGGCTTCCTGAGCCCCCAGCAGAGCGACCCGCTGGCCATGGGGCTCTGGCTCCCCTCCCCAAACGCGCAGGAGGGCCTGGACCTCGACACCTCCAAGTACATCCTGGCCAACGTGGGCGACCAGTTCTGCCAGCTCGTCATGTCCGAGAAGGAGGCCATGATGATGGTGGAGCCGCACC AGAAGGTGGCGTGGAAGCGGGCGGTGCGCGGCGTCAGGGAGATGTGTGACGTGTGCGAGACGACGCTCTTCAACATCCACTGGGTGTGCCGCAAGTGCGGCTTCGGCGTCTGCCTGGACTGCTACAGACTGCGCAAGAGCCGACCGCAGGAGG AGCCGGATGAAGCTCTGGATGACGAGGTGTTCTCCTGGCTCAAGTGTGCGAAGGGGCAACCGCACGAGCCCCAGAACCTCATGCCCACTCAGATCATCCCTGGGACAG CTCTCTACAACATCGGGGACATGGTGCACGCTGCACGGGGCAAGTGGGGCATTAAAGCCAACTGCCCCTGCACCAGCCGACACACCAAGCCCCTGGTGCGGCCCAGCGCCCCAAACGGCCTCTCACAG TCTGGCGTTAACTCCAGCGGGGGTGCTACTGGTGCGGCGACGCCCAGAGCGGACGGCGAAATGGCGACCACGCCCTCGCCATCGATGGTCAAGACAGAGCCGGTGGCAGAAGGCGGGATCGAGCCCACCGGCGACATAACCGGCGGTAACactgccccgcctcctcctaAAGAGTCCCGCCCCCCCGGAAcagactccgcctcctcctccgcccttCATTGGCTGGCAGACCTGGCGACCCAGAAGGCCAAAGAGGAGACTAAAGGTGAGAAAG accCCGGCTCTCTGCGGTCGGTGATGTCCCGGGACGGTCGCTCACCCTTTGGGCTGGACTCCCTGGGCACCCTGTCCAAGCCCTCGTCCTCCCTGTCCAGCCCCAAGCTCTTCAACAGCCTGCTGCTGGGGTCCGGGGGGGCCCAGCCCAAAGCGGAGGGGTCCAGCCTGCGGGACCTGCTCAACTCTGGGCCCGGGAAGCTGCCCCAGGGCCCCTCCGACCCCGGCGTGCCCTTCCCCTCCGTCTTCTCCACGTCCTCAGGG ggTGATAAGTCCAAGGGCAGCCTGCCTAACTTCCTGGATCACATCATCGCGTCGGTGGTGGAGACGAAGAAGGCGGAGTttcggcggggcggggccgatGGGGCGGAGGCGGGGTCAGTGGGGCGGCGGGACGGCGTTATGGGCCTGAGCGTGCTGGACCCCCACACCTCCCACTCCTGGCTGTGTGACGGGCGGCTGCTCTGCCTGCAGGACCCCAGCAACGGCAACAACTGGAAGATCTTCCGCGAGTGCTGGAAGCAGGGCCAG CCTGTGCTGGTGTCAGGGATTCATAAGAAACTGAACGGTGGCCTGTGGAGACCGGAGGCCTTCAGCAGGGAGTTTGGCGACCAGGACGTGGACCTGGTCAACTGCCGGAACTGCGCCATCATCTCCGACGTCAAAGTGCGGGAATTCTGGGACGGCTTCCAGGTCATCTCCA agcGGCTGCAGGGGAGTGACGGGCAGCCTATGGTGCTGAAACTGAAGGACTGGCCTCCTGGAGAGGACTTTAGAGACATGATGCCAACACG TTTTGATGATCTGATGGAAAACCTGCCCCTCCCAGAATACACCAAGCGGGACGGGCGGCTCAACCTGGCCGCTCGCTTACCCGACTTCTTCGTGCGGCCCGACCTGGGACCCAAGATGTACAACGCATACG GCTTGACCTCCTCGGAGGACAGGAAGGTGGGCACGACCAACCTGCACCTGGACGTGTCGGACGCCGTCAACGTCATGGTGTACGTGGGCATCcccgagggagagggagacttccagcagg
- the kdm3b gene encoding lysine-specific demethylase 3B isoform X5, with amino-acid sequence MGDSLGLVGKRLLLLFRDGGSSAGPEQEQAVWTRSWVRGTVRAVSVIGLASPGVEVFVEFEDCPWRARSWVQVYGDEVLAVLVESSIVWATRSDPNLPGPGVTPVSVCPALAFRPLVDRLGLGSLVPVEFFGSRILNFVPDGNSLQPFEVEQDLRHALLQEQPSLQTEVGLWSSDFELQEILRKGSFTLQGRRVRVYQPEYEEPWALGLVAQHSLGTHIMEVTLDQGKAMQVVDPRVIHVMLAEGVSDETLSGVVGRRRMESDGGKGDGGRRRRNASESEGDAVLKRFKGAGEGDAQGQNGGGASEAMEEGLVAWGGGARLGNSNNSSPAPEVGQPQGQGSPNPSVPQGQSSLRFVSYAKENERALGGQDRPAPGDPPAPPTPTLPPLKPAPSPFSNTSFPSLGQMPSLVPGGSPKPAAASAPEKEGRLAFPSAPTPLVSPGPASSHLSEAGPPAAPLGFSQTPPSWGGAPTESSKAAAGFRMSQPLFGEARVATPAQTNGTAGPDARPFGFLFGAKEEPARDAESSPNLFFQCMGQTAGAGPAAAATGAAAAVAKGTNYFTVVSESLGKEPPSLFKPAPPAESLKKAALAPAPPPLFGPAHGLLKDPSKAPEAPLSGNGAVLNKPFGVDAMPKLSTGFPGGVGSGGLRGSGLGMGGLGTGGMGGGLGLLAKAKGSEAHENLFLQTPKREEPSNPFLAFTEKLSHSPFSGLPSPQTAASASAAPSAAGASVSGPAEADGLGVPAESKPNLFTMSEQPRGLLSSSFTAVSSSSSPVSTLAPKPSAGLPDAPQAPPQSGEGPGGGPADGGAIEQTGFSVFGGGNGDAPQKFALEDRGASSKRDSDSSSNSDLSDLSEAEEPLDGEPDPLPLRSAADDKGKGKGVGKSRPRSKPFKVGQSVLKDQTKVRRLKQSGESFLQDGSCINVAPHLHKCRECRLERYRKFREQESDDDDPNVACRFFHFRRLAFTRKGVLRVEGFLSPQQSDPLAMGLWLPSPNAQEGLDLDTSKYILANVGDQFCQLVMSEKEAMMMVEPHQKVAWKRAVRGVREMCDVCETTLFNIHWVCRKCGFGVCLDCYRLRKSRPQEEPDEALDDEVFSWLKCAKGQPHEPQNLMPTQIIPGTALYNIGDMVHAARGKWGIKANCPCTSRHTKPLVRPSAPNGLSQSGVNSSGGATGAATPRADGEMATTPSPSMVKTEPVAEGGIEPTGDITGGNTAPPPPKESRPPGTDSASSSALHWLADLATQKAKEETKDPGSLRSVMSRDGRSPFGLDSLGTLSKPSSSLSSPKLFNSLLLGSGGAQPKAEGSSLRDLLNSGPGKLPQGPSDPGVPFPSVFSTSSGGDKSKGSLPNFLDHIIASVVETKKAEFRRGGADGAEAGSVGRRDGVMGLSVLDPHTSHSWLCDGRLLCLQDPSNGNNWKIFRECWKQGQPVLVSGIHKKLNGGLWRPEAFSREFGDQDVDLVNCRNCAIISDVKVREFWDGFQVISKRLQGSDGQPMVLKLKDWPPGEDFRDMMPTRFDDLMENLPLPEYTKRDGRLNLAARLPDFFVRPDLGPKMYNAYGLTSSEDRKVGTTNLHLDVSDAVNVMVYVGIPEGEGDFQQDAVPNGFAEVMTTIAEGDVDEVTMRRIYEGKEKPGALWHIYAAKDAEKIRELLRKVGEEQGQENPPDHDPIHDQSWYLDQVLRRRLLEEYGVQGWAIVQFLGDAVFIPAGAPHQVHNLYSCIKAAEDFVSPEHVKHCFRLTQEFRHLSNTHSNHEDKLQVKNIIYHAVKDAVGTLRAHEPKLGRS; translated from the exons ATGGGAGACTCTCTGGGTCTGGTTGGAAAGAGGTTGCTGCTTCTCTTTCGCGACGGGGGCTCCTCTGCAGGACCCGAACAGGAGCAGGCCGTCTGGACGCGCAGCTGGGTCCGAGGGACAGTCCGGGCGGTCAGCGTGATTGGTTTGGCCAGTCCCGGGGTAGAG GTGTTTGTGGAATTTGAGGACTGTCCCTGGCGCGCCCGTTCCTGGGTGCAGGTTTACGGGGATGAGGTCCTGGCAGTGCTGGTGGAGAGCTCCATCGTCTGGGCGACACGCAGCGACCCAAACCTGCCTGGACCCGGAGTCACGCCCGTCTCAGTCTGCCCCGCGCTG GCCTTTCGACCCCTAGTGGACCGCCTGGGTTTGGGGTCCCTGGTTCCTGTGGAGTTTTTTGGGAGCAGAATCCTGAACTTCGTCCCCGATGGAAACTCTCTGCAGCCGTTTGAG GTGGAGCAGGACCTGAGACACGccctcctgcaggagcagcCGTCCCTGCAGACGGAGGTGGGGCTGTGGAGCAGCGACTTTGAGCTGCAGGAGATCCTGAGGAAGG GGTCGTTCACCCTCCAGGGGCGACGGGTTCGAGTCTACCAGCCGGAGTACGAGGAGCCCTGGGCACTGGGCCTGGTCGCCCAGCACAGCCTGGGCACCCACATCATGGAGGTCACCTTGGACCAG GGCAAGGCGATGCAGGTGGTGGACCCCCGGGTGATTCACGTGATGCTGGCCGAGGGCGTCTCTGATGAG accctATCGGGCGTTGTGGGCCGGCGCAGGATGGAGAGCGATGGCGGAAAGGGGGACGGCGGGCGTCGCCGTAGGAACGCCTCGGAGAGCGAGGGGGACGCGGTGCTCAAGCGCTTCAAGGGCGCGGGGGAGGGCGACGCCCAGGGACAgaacgggggcggggccagcgagGCCATGGAGGAGGGCCTGGtggcctgggggggcggggccagactGGGGAACAGTAACAACAGCAGCCCCGCCCCGGAGGTGGGCCAGCCCCAGGGCCAGGGCTCCCCGAATCCCAGCGTCCCGCAGGGGCAGTCCAGCCTGCGCTTCGTCTCCTACGCCAAGGAGAACGAGCGGGCGCTGGGGGGGCAGGACAGACCGGCCCCCGGGgaccccccggcccctcccacccccacgctGCCCCCCCTCAAACCCGCACCCTCTCCCTTCTCCAAcacctccttcccctccctgggGCAGATGCCCAGCCTGGTCCCGGGGGGGTCCCCCAAacccgccgccgcctccgcgcCCGAGAAGGAGGGGCGCCTGGCGTTCCCctcggcccccacccccctggtctcccccggccccgcctcctcgcACCTCTCTGAGGCGGGGCCCCCCGCTGCCCCGCTCGGCTTCAGCCAGACGCCCCCCAGCTGGGGAGGGGCCCCGACCGAG AGCTCCAAGGCGGCGGCGGGGTTCCGGATGTCCCAGCCGCTCTTTGGCGAGGCGCGGGTCGCGACCCCCGCGCAGACCAACGGCACGGCGGGCCCGGACGCCCGGCCTTTCGGGTTCCTGTTCGGGGCCAAAGAGGAGCCGGCGCGGGACGCGGAGTCCTCGCCGAACCTGTTCTTCCAGTGCATGGGCCAGACGGCCGGGGCCGGCCCGGCCGCAGCCGCCaccggcgccgccgccgccgtcgccaaGGGCACCAACTACTTCACCGTGGTGTCGGAGAGCCTGGGCAAGGAGCCGCCCAGCCTGTTcaaacccgccccccccgccgagAGCCTCAAAAAGGCCGCCCTCGCACCCGCGCCCCCGCCGCTCTTCGGCCCCGCCCACGGCCTGCTGAAGGACCCCAGCAAGGCGCCCGAGGCCCCGCTGTCCGGGAACGGGGCCGTGCTCAACAAACCCTTCGGGGTGGACGCCATGCCCAAACTCTCGACGGGCTTCCCCGGGGGCGTGGGCTCTGGGGGTCTGAGGGGGTCCGGCCTGGGAatgggggggctggggaccGGCGGTATGGGGGGCGGGTTGGGCCTGCTGGCCAAAGCCAAGGGCTCGGAGGCGCACGAGAACCTTTTCCTGCAGACTCCGAAACGCGAGGAGCCCTCCAACCCCTTCCTGGCCTTCACCGAAAAGCTGTCCCACAGCCCCTTCAGCGGGCTGCCGTCCCCCCAGACCGCCGCCTCTGCCTCCGCCGCCCCGTCCGCCGCCGGAGCCAGCGTTTCGGGTCCCGCGGAGGCGGACGGCCTGGGCGTCCCGGCGGAGAGCAAGCCCAACCTGTTCACCATGTCGGAGCAGCCGAGGGGCCTCCTGTCTTCCTCCTTTACCGccgtctcctcttcctcctcgcccGTTTCCACGCTCGCCCCGAAACCCTCTGCGGGCCTGCCGGACGCCCCGCAGGCCCCCCCACAGAGCGGGGAGGGGCCGGGCGGGGGCCCCGCGGACGGGGGCGCCATCGAGCAGACCGGCTTCTCGGTCTTCGGTGGCGGGAACGGCGACGCCCCTCAGAAGTTCGCGCTGGAGGACCGGGGCGCCTCGTCGAAGCGGGACTCGGACTCCAGCTCCAACAGCGACCTGTCGGACCTGAGCGAGGCCGAGGAGCCGCTGGACGGCGAGCCGGACCCCCTGCCGCTGCGCTCCGCCGCCGACGACAAGGGCAAAGGCAAGGGCGTGGGGAAGAGCCGCCCCCGCAGCAAGCCTTTCAAAG TTGGGCAGTCGGTGCTGAAGGACCAGACGAAGGTGCGGCGGCTGAAGCAGTCGGGGGAGTCCTTCCTGCAGGACGGCTCCTGCATCAACGTGGCGCCCCACCTGCACAAGTGCCGCGAGTGCCGCCTGGAGCGCTACCGCAAGTTCCGCGAGCAGGAGTCCGACGACGACGACCCCAACGTGGCCTGCCGCTTCTTCCACTtccgcag GCTGGCGTTCACGCGGAAGGGCGTCCTGCGGGTGGAGGGCTTCCTGAGCCCCCAGCAGAGCGACCCGCTGGCCATGGGGCTCTGGCTCCCCTCCCCAAACGCGCAGGAGGGCCTGGACCTCGACACCTCCAAGTACATCCTGGCCAACGTGGGCGACCAGTTCTGCCAGCTCGTCATGTCCGAGAAGGAGGCCATGATGATGGTGGAGCCGCACC AGAAGGTGGCGTGGAAGCGGGCGGTGCGCGGCGTCAGGGAGATGTGTGACGTGTGCGAGACGACGCTCTTCAACATCCACTGGGTGTGCCGCAAGTGCGGCTTCGGCGTCTGCCTGGACTGCTACAGACTGCGCAAGAGCCGACCGCAGGAGG AGCCGGATGAAGCTCTGGATGACGAGGTGTTCTCCTGGCTCAAGTGTGCGAAGGGGCAACCGCACGAGCCCCAGAACCTCATGCCCACTCAGATCATCCCTGGGACAG CTCTCTACAACATCGGGGACATGGTGCACGCTGCACGGGGCAAGTGGGGCATTAAAGCCAACTGCCCCTGCACCAGCCGACACACCAAGCCCCTGGTGCGGCCCAGCGCCCCAAACGGCCTCTCACAG TCTGGCGTTAACTCCAGCGGGGGTGCTACTGGTGCGGCGACGCCCAGAGCGGACGGCGAAATGGCGACCACGCCCTCGCCATCGATGGTCAAGACAGAGCCGGTGGCAGAAGGCGGGATCGAGCCCACCGGCGACATAACCGGCGGTAACactgccccgcctcctcctaAAGAGTCCCGCCCCCCCGGAAcagactccgcctcctcctccgcccttCATTGGCTGGCAGACCTGGCGACCCAGAAGGCCAAAGAGGAGACTAAAG accCCGGCTCTCTGCGGTCGGTGATGTCCCGGGACGGTCGCTCACCCTTTGGGCTGGACTCCCTGGGCACCCTGTCCAAGCCCTCGTCCTCCCTGTCCAGCCCCAAGCTCTTCAACAGCCTGCTGCTGGGGTCCGGGGGGGCCCAGCCCAAAGCGGAGGGGTCCAGCCTGCGGGACCTGCTCAACTCTGGGCCCGGGAAGCTGCCCCAGGGCCCCTCCGACCCCGGCGTGCCCTTCCCCTCCGTCTTCTCCACGTCCTCAGGG ggTGATAAGTCCAAGGGCAGCCTGCCTAACTTCCTGGATCACATCATCGCGTCGGTGGTGGAGACGAAGAAGGCGGAGTttcggcggggcggggccgatGGGGCGGAGGCGGGGTCAGTGGGGCGGCGGGACGGCGTTATGGGCCTGAGCGTGCTGGACCCCCACACCTCCCACTCCTGGCTGTGTGACGGGCGGCTGCTCTGCCTGCAGGACCCCAGCAACGGCAACAACTGGAAGATCTTCCGCGAGTGCTGGAAGCAGGGCCAG CCTGTGCTGGTGTCAGGGATTCATAAGAAACTGAACGGTGGCCTGTGGAGACCGGAGGCCTTCAGCAGGGAGTTTGGCGACCAGGACGTGGACCTGGTCAACTGCCGGAACTGCGCCATCATCTCCGACGTCAAAGTGCGGGAATTCTGGGACGGCTTCCAGGTCATCTCCA agcGGCTGCAGGGGAGTGACGGGCAGCCTATGGTGCTGAAACTGAAGGACTGGCCTCCTGGAGAGGACTTTAGAGACATGATGCCAACACG TTTTGATGATCTGATGGAAAACCTGCCCCTCCCAGAATACACCAAGCGGGACGGGCGGCTCAACCTGGCCGCTCGCTTACCCGACTTCTTCGTGCGGCCCGACCTGGGACCCAAGATGTACAACGCATACG GCTTGACCTCCTCGGAGGACAGGAAGGTGGGCACGACCAACCTGCACCTGGACGTGTCGGACGCCGTCAACGTCATGGTGTACGTGGGCATCcccgagggagagggagacttccagcagg ACGCAGTCCCCAATGGATTTGCAG